Part of the Mycolicibacterium sp. TY81 genome is shown below.
CTTTTCACCGCTTTGTCGAATTCTTCCTGGCCCGCTTCTGCGAGGCTGTCGATCCGGCCTTGAAGGCTCTGGGTGAGGTGGGATGCCCAATAGGCGGCCTTGGCCGCCTCCTCGTGCTCGGCTTGGTCAGCCTTCCAGAGGCTGGTGTTCTTGTCGTGCGAGGCGAGCAGGGCGTCGCCTGCCTCGCCGGTCAAAGCGTCGGCGAATTGTGGTCGGTAGTGGTTCTGCGATCTGTCGATTGCCTGGTCGAGGTCTCTGGCGACACCGGCGTGGAATTCGTGGAGTTCATCGAGGAATCGCCACTCGGAGTCCGATGGCCTACGGCCTTCCTTGATCGCCATCGCGAATGGTCCGTCACCGAGGTCGCCAGCGGTGCGCGCTGTTGTGCTCGCGGCACCGGTGCCCGTCTTGGCTACGGCATCGGCGGCCGTGACCGCCTTGTGAAACAACTGCATCCCGATATGTGCAGCAGCAGTGCCGCCCTCGTTGCTAGTCGAGCCGGTATCCATACGCTAGCCCCCGTAGCCCCTGCATAAGTCCCATACGCGCTGGTCAGCCGTATTCGCCATACTCGCTGTCCACCCGATCGCCGGCTGTACGGCGCCACGTGCCGGCTCATGAGAAAGCTTTGATGCCTGGTCTCGATAGAGCCGCAAGCTGTCGGCGATGGCGTCTCGGATTGTGCTGTCTGCGTCGGCGTTCTCGCGCAGGGCTTCGGAAATGTAGTTGTAGCTTGGGATCACATCGAATCCCGTGGCCTGTGGCGTCGGCATCGCGCGATCGCCTGCGGCGAAGCGCGTGCACAGGTCGACCGTGGAGGCATGGACCTGCTCGGCGGTCGCCCCTGGCGGTGCAGCGGGTGCTGCTGCTGCCGCTGGCGCCGGAGCAGCAGCCATGTGGTTGCCGATAAGGCCACCAATCCCGCCCGCGGTGAGCGCGATCGCGGCGGCACCGACGATCGCCGCAGTGATCAGCCCGCCCTTAGCCTTGCGCGGCGGCGTCGGCGAGTAACCGGGCTGCATCGACGATACGAACGGGCCTCCACCACCGTGCGGGACTACGGGAGGGTACTGCGCCGTCGGGTATCCAGTACTCATCGTTTATGCCTCGATCCCGGCGATCTCTGTCGCGCTGTCGGCATCAGTGCCGGTGATGTTCGCGATGGTGCCGCCGTTGGCGGCCACAAACTCGGCCGCGGAACTTTCGCGACGAGCAACACGGGCTACGTGCGCGGCGTGCCAGTCAGCCACTACGGCGGCGATAACTGCCGACGTCGCGGTCGCTCCTGCTGCCGGCACCGGGTGGACCCCAGCGTCGATCGGCGCAGCAGCAAGCCATTCTCCGCTGGAGGTCCCCAACTGAGGGGCGTCGATGTGGATAGCGCTCATTTCATTCCCGCCGTTGCTTTGTCGCCTGTTCACGAATTGTGTTAGTTGCTTCGTTTGTTCACGTCTAGTGCCTCATTTCCCAATGGGCACAACCACTTTCGACAAATCGTACCGCTGACCGGTGACACAAATTGCTGATGTAAACAGGGGGATAGGGTGTGCGCAGCGGAACGGTTTCCCGTCGGGGCGCGTCATACGTCGGCGGATTCGCTTAATCCGTTGTCTTGTCCGGTGATTCATCAGTGACCTTGCGGTCCAGGTCGACAATCCGAGCATGTTCGGCATCGATCTTGCGTCGCTGCCTATGCGTGAGCCAGAGCCCGAAAAGTCCTGCCACCGCGATGTAGGACAAAAAACTGATCCCGAACGCCACTCCACCATGGGCTCGCAGCGGCATCTCCACATACGTTCTGTCACCGGTAGCAGCTGCCGCCACCGACATGACGAACACGCTGAATAGCGGCGCGACCAGGAAAGCCACCGCCCCATAACTCACCGCGACCATCCACGGCGGCACAAACCGGCGTGGAACAGCCAGACCCAGCAGTCGTCGGCGACGGCGGTCGGCTCTCCGGTCCAGGTAGCCGACCACCTTAGCGGCGAGCCCGAGCAGCACCGCCGCCAAGGCCCCGATGAGGAATTGTCAATACCTGTGGATCGGCTTGTTTCAGGCGACCTCCGTTCCAGTTGATTCGGTCGGTGCCGAGTCCGCCGACGGGGTGATGTCGGTGGGTCGCTCGAGCAGTTTGCCTTTGTGGAAGATCGCGCCGGCCCGGACCAGAGCGACCAGGTGCGGTGCGTTGACGGCTCGCCAGCGGGCTTGCGCGGCGTCGATCAGCTTGTAAGCCATGGCCATTCCGGCGACGCGTGAACCCGGCCCCTTGGTCACCTTGGTCCTCAAACGTACCGTGGCAAACGTTGATTCGATCGGGTTGGTAGTGCGCAGATGGACCCAGTGCTCGGCCGGGTACTTATAGAACTCCAGCAGCACATCGGCGTCATCGACGATCTTGGCGACCGCCTTGGGGTACTTGGCGCCGTAGTCCACCTCGAACGCCTTGATCGCCACCTGCGCGTGGTCGATATCCTCGGCGTTGTAGATCTCCCGCATCGCCGCGATCGCCCCCGGATGAGCCGACTTTGGCAGGCAGGCAAGAACATTGGCCTGCTTGTGAAACCAGCACCGCTGCTCGCCGGTGGCCGGGAACACCTCACGCACGGCCTTCCAGAACCCCAGGGCCCCATCGCCGACGGCCAGCACCGGTGCGGTCATCCCGCGACGTCGGCACGACCGCAACAGATCAGCCCACGACTCGGCCGACTCCCGGTACCCGTCGGTGAGCGCGACCAGCTCCTTGCGGCCGTCAGCGCGCACACCGATCATCACCAGCAAACAGAGCTTCTCCTGCTCCAGGCGCACCTTGAGATGGATGCCGTCGACCCACAGGTAGACGTAGTCGGTGCCCGACAGATCACGGGCCTCGAAGGCCTTGGCCTCGTCCTGCCACTGCGTGGTGAGTCGGGTGATCGTCGTGGCCGACAAGCCGGCACCCGAGCCCAGGAACTGCTCCAACGCCGGACCGAAATCACTGGTCGACAAGCCATGCAGATACAGCAACGGCAACACCTCGGTCATCTGCGGCGACTTGCGCACCCACGCCGGCAGGATCGCCGAGGAAAACCGTTGCCGCTCACCAGTGTCCGGGTCAACACGTTTGTCATTGACCCGCGGCGCGGTCACACTCACCGCGCCCGCCGCGGTGAGCACCTCGCGCTCGCGGTGATAGCCATTGCGCACCACCAGCCGGTGCCCGTTCTCATCAAGCTCACCGGCATGAGCCTCGATGTAGGCGGCGACCTCAGCCCGCAACGCTGCGGCCAGCATCTGGCGGGCACCGTCGCGGACAATCTCATCGAGCAACGACCGCGACGAGCCAGCATCCTCGTTGGATGAATCCGCATCGTGAACTACCGTGAGCATGGGCGTACCTTCCCGAACCAGCGCGCCAACGCCGGCTCTTGATCAGACCTTCGACATTCAGATCATCCTCGGGAAGGTGCGCCCTTTCCTACGCCGCCTCGCCGAGGCTCATCCACAGGTTCTGATCATTGCTCCTTGCGCGGTGACAAGGCACTGATGTCACGCTGTGGCGGAAAGCTCAATGCATCGCCCGACAGTGCTTAGCTGGAGCCGTGGAGACTACTCGGCTTACCTATATCGGACCGCCTGCCCACGCTAGCGCGCTCGCGCAAGAGCTCGAAAATCTGGGTCTTGCGGTGAAGTACCGTCCACCGATCGAGGCGAAAGACCTAGCGACAGCGTTGGCCGCCGTTTCGGTGCTCTTGGCTGCTACCGGTCCCGTATCGAACGTCGTCTCCGGCGTTCAGAGGTTTTTGAAGCGTTTTCCTGGCACGCGCGTTGAAGGGCTCCCGGTAGACCAGAGCCCGCTTGATGTCCAGGAGCGGCTTGCGCGCATCGACGAATTGAAAGCCTCCGGGACGATCACCGCCGATGAGCACGCCGAACAGCGTGCCCGCATTCTCCGCGAGCTCTAGCCCGGATTTTGCGTGGTAATTGGTGTGGGTTCGGTGTGATGCCGAGTTGTGTTGTTGGGTAGTGGTTTTCGTGTGGTGGCGTAGAGGTGCTGTCCCGTGTCGCCGGGTGGGGCGGGCTTTCCTGGGGCCTGTGGGTCCTTCATCGTTGATGGGTCCGATGGGGTGGGGTGTTATCCGAAGGCGGTGCGGACGCGGTGCCAGGCGGCGGCGATCGCCGCCGCCCAGCGCCAGGTGGCATCGATGCGTAGCCGCAGTTGGCGGGCGCCGCGGGTGATACGGGCGGCCACGTGCAGGACCCGGTAGCGGAACGTGGTGATCTCGACGCGGGCCAGAGCGCGATCGCTGGCGAACCCGATGAGGCGGGTCCAGGTGACCAGGTCAGCGGCGGCCAGGACGATTTCGAGCCAGGCAGCATTGGCCCAGAAGGAGTGGCAGGGCAGGTTACGCAGCCCGGTGGCTTTGAGTTCGCGGATACGGTCCTCGACGCGGGCGTGCTGGCGGTGCCGTAGTTCCAGACCGGCGACCTGACCGGGTACGACACCCGGTGGTGTGTCGGTGATGAACGCGGTGACCCGCATGCCGTCGGCGTCGGTGAACCGCAACTGCGCGCCGGGGTGGGGGCGTTCTTTACGCAGGATCAGCCGGGTCCCTTCGGGCCAGGAGGCCAGGTTGACCAGGTCGGTGGCTTCAGCGACCCACGCGCCGTCGCGGATCCCGCCGTCGGTGTCGATCGCTGGATACCAGCAATCGCCGAGGTTGAGGGTGTCCACGGCGTCCTGGACGCGGGTATCGACGGGGTACCCGAAGGAGAACCCGGCCCCGGCGGCCCGGCACGCTGCGGCGAATTTGTGGGTGGATCCGGCGGTATCGCAGCGCACCAACACCTTCGGGGCCTCGGGGTTGTCGGGATCGTCGGGGTTGGGCCGCCACGCCGCTGGCAGCGATGCCAAAGCCTGGTGCAGGACGATGATGTGGTCGGAGGCGGTGTTGGAGCCGGCGTTACCGTTGCGCAGCAACCCGGCCAGGGCTTCGCCGCCGGCGATGTCGGGGCGGTCCAGAAACGCCAGCAGCGGGTGCAGCCCGAACGTTTTCTTCCAGGTCGGCGCAGCCCCGGCCTTGTTGTCGGAGTGATCGATCACCAGCGTGGCATCGATGTCGATATGCAGCCAGCCGCCGGTGGTGGGGGCGGCTCCGACAGCCCAGGCCGCTGCCCGCGCCGCGGCTCGGGCTGCGCGCACCCCGGGTAGATGCGCGGCATCGATCCGCTCATCGATCAGCCGCCACATGGTGGTCGTTGAGGCCTTGGCCCCCAGGACGTGCTCCCGGTCACCGCACAGCTGACCGACCGCGTCGATGCAGTCCGCGCCGTCGGCGACCGCGGCCGCCAGATCAGCGAACACCTCCCCCAGGCGCATACACCCACGGGCCGCGGTAGGTGTCGGCCAACGCGGCCGTGACCTGCGCCGATAAGCCGGTCCGGTCGGCAAGCTCACGCAGCATGCCCATCCCGGCATGCGACACAACGCCATGGCCGTCGGCGGAAACTTTCACCGGCGATGCCGCCGCGATATTCTTCACCTGCGAAGTGCCTTCCCGTCAGGGTTTTTGAACCGTAGAGAAGTCCAATTATTCCTTGCAGGACAGGCACTTTCGCTTATCTACACACCCCCACAGTCAACATTCCACGAAAAATCCGGGCTAGGGTGCTGCTCATCTTCTAGCCGTTTCCACGTCTCTAACAGGGCCTGGCCTTGTCTCGTTTTTAGGGAACCAAGACGGCTCAGATTTGTCATTCGAGCAAACGCACGAGGTGTGATCCGTCAGGTCCGCCAACAAGTTTGAGATTTACTTCAGCGCGGGTCGCAAGGTCGAGCGGGGCGACGTTGTCGGTGAGGGCGGCGTGAGTCAGACGGTCGAGACCGGCCCCAACCAATGGCGCGCTGGTTCGCAAAGTGGAACTTAGAGCGATCGATCCCGTGGAGCCGCCATGCATGAGTAAGTTGCGTTGGCGGTACAGGCGCCGCATAGCGCTTGTCACGTGTCGAGCTACGTCATTGAGTGTATTGCGTGGCTCTTGGAGAAGTTTGATCATGCGCTGTTGCGCAGCACGGTCGGACCCACTCGACAGTTCTAGGTACCGCTGTCCAGAGAGGGCGTCCGCCACGAGCTGCGCGCGCTCCAAGTTGGTTTCCGCTTTCGCCAAGTCGTGGCTAAGTCGATCAGGCGTGGCGGGGCTGTGTCGGTGAGATAGGGCAGTGAGTTCCGAGCGTGGCCATGAGCACGCAACCAGCGCAGCCATTCGCTGCGCTGCAACCACACCGCGCTCTTTTGAGTCCAGAGGGTCGCCAGGTGCCACAAGCAGCGCTTCGATTGCAGCCCAGCCACCGGATATTGCTGGTCCCGGCGCACCGTTATTAAGGGGTGCGGCGAGTTCGAGCGCGTCGTCGAGTGGCGTGGGTTGACCCGCGTCGTACACGCGTCCTTCGGTCTGCAGGGATAGCACGAACGCCCCGCGGCTCGCTTCGTTGCGTCGGCGAACTTCCAGGCACAGATTGTTGGCATGGTCGCGAACCCAGATAGATCCTGCTGCCTGTGGAATCCGGCGCCCACGGCCAGTTTTCCGGATGTAGCTTGCTCGCGCACGAAGTCGGTCAACGGTGCTTTCCGCTACGCCGGCAGCCGAGTAGGGGTCCTTGGCTTCGATGCTGTAGCGAAATCCCCCGCTTTGCCGGACCACTCGACCGTCGGCGTGGACAGACAGCCACTCAGAAAGTTGTTGCGGCGATATCCATTCGTCGAGTCGATGTGCGAGCTGCTCAGCTTGTGGAATCGCTTCAAATGGAACGATCACTTCAAAGGTACGGCGTGGTTGTGTGGCCAACTCTGCGGCCGAATCGAGAAGGTCACCAAGGGTATTCGCCGAGCCAATGTGTCCATTAACCCAACGGTGCAGATACGACATGCTGTAGCCGCAGTCGAGCAGGTGGGAGGCGACGGCCCGGGCCAGACGTTCTGGCGACGGCGCAGAGGCCGTCTCAAATGACGTGGCCCAACGTCTGATGTAGTCGGTCTGAACGAGATCGATCAGTCGGACCAGGGTGCGGTGATGACGCGAGCCGTAAGCCGTCCCAGATTTCAAGGCCGCCCGGAGATGCGTACGGACTTCCTTAGCTCCTACGCCGCGATCTTGCCCAGCCTGACGCTCAAGATCACCAGCTAAGTATCCAATGGCAGCGCCAGATAGCACATGGCGGTCGTTCCAGTACGCCGCTTCATCCAGTTCGCGCAGAGCCATGACGAGTCCGGTGTCCCAGAGTCGGCGCTGCCACGGCGTGGAATCTGCAAAGAAGTCGAGTAGACGAGCCGTGATGTGCTCAACGTAGGGGTCCCCGTTCAAGGCCAGGCTGCGCGGGTCGACCGCCGCATTGTTGCTCACAGCGTCATCATCACCTATCCTCGATCTAGGCAAGGAGCCGCATTCTTGAGCTGGGGACCCGTTCGCAGAGCGAACCGGTCCCCGCTTTTTATCTATAGCTCGTCTCAAACGGTAGCCCGCCAGGCTCGCGCGCCTGGCGCGATTTTGTCTCCCAATGCGTGGTAGATCGGCTACGGCTGGGCAGGTCCGACATGCCGAGCCAGCGCGTTTGCGCTGGTCAGGACTAAAACGGCATGATAGCGTCCCGGGGAGTGGTGGACTTCGGATCTGGCGTGGTTCACGCGTTGTGATCAACGAGTCATGGTGAACGCTAGGCGATTTGGTGTTGTTTGGCAAGTGCTGCCGCGGCGTGTTTGGCGGCGATCACGGCGCGTAGTTCGTCCATGGAGACATCGGAGAGGTAGCGGCGGGTGACCTGCCACTCGTCGTGGGATTCGATGACCACCGCGGTGGCCAGGCGAAGGAACGCCGCCGGATTGGGGAAGATCTCCACGACATCGGCCCGACGCTTGATCTCTTTATTCAGACGCTCTATCGGATTATTCGACCAGATCTTCTGCCAATGCGCCTTCGGGAACGCAGTGAACGCCAACACGTCGGTCTTGGCCTCGCCCATCATCGCGGCCACCTTCGGGAACGACGCGGCCAGGGTGTCGGCGACCCGGTCCCACTGCGCGGCGACCTCGTCGGGTTCGGTGTGAGCGAAGATGGTCTTGACCGCCGCGGTAACCGCCGGGGCGTGTTTGGCCGATACCGCGGTATGCAGGTTCCGCATGAAATGCACCCGGCACCGCTGCCACGATGAGTTCGTGAACTGCTGTGCCACAGCGACTTTCAACCCAGCGTGCGCATCGGAGATGACCAGGTGCACCCCCCGATAGGCCGCGCGCCTTAAGCGAGGCGAGGAACTCGCGCCAGAACTCGAACGACTCGCTGTCACCGACCGCGGTGCCCAGCACCTCACGGGTGCCGTCGATCGACACGCCGGTCGCGACCACCAGGGCCTGGGAGACCACGTGCGCCCCCCCACGCGGACCTTGCAGAAGGTGGCATCGCAGAACACGTAGGGGAAGCTGGTGTGGGTCAGCGAGCGTTCCCGAAACGCTGTGATCTCGCGGTCCAGGCCGGCGCAGATCCGCGACACCTCCGACTTGGACACCCCGGTCTGCACGCCCATCGCCGTCACCAGGTCATCGACGCTGCGGGTGGACACCCCGTGCACGTAGGCCTCCATGATGACCGCGTGCAGCGCCTTGTCGATACGCCGGCGGGGTTCCAGCAGCGACGGGAAGAACGATCCCGCCCGTAGCTTGGGGATCTGCACCTCGATGTCCCCGGCGGTCGTGGAGACGGTCTTGGGGCGGTGCCCGTTGCGGTGCACCGTGCGGCCGTCGCTGCGTTCGTAACGGCCCGCGCCGATCGCCGCGGTGGCCTCGGCCTCGATGAGCTGCTGCAACCCGGAACGGATCAACTCGGCGAACACCGCACCCGAGTCAGCGGACTTCAGTGCATCGAGCTGAGCGAGCAGGGCAGAATGGTCAAGGGTCATCGCGCGGTTTCCTTCGGTGAGTCACTTTGGTACGTAACTCACTGACCACTACGCGATGGCCCACCCCAACACCGGCACCGACACGGCCTGAACATCTCCGCCCACCTCAGCCCCGTCCCCGAATTCCCACCACCCCAGGGGACTTAGCCAACGGCATCTCACCAGTTGCCGCTGCTGATGCTGATCGAGATGCTGCCGAACACAATCGCCGCCAGGACGGGCCGAAGCCGAGCATCGCCACAACACGCTGTCTCAGATCTAGAGAAACGAGACAGCCCGCCTGGTCTCCCCCTCCCCCACCTATCAGCCCAGGTCGCGGTGTCTCATTTCTTGTCTCACACCGCGTGTCTCGAATCCCCGCTGTCGGTGGATGGTGAGACAGTGCCGATATGGCAGTGATCTTGGGTTATGCCCGCGTCAGCACCATCGGCCAGGATCTCGAAACGCAACTGGCCACCTTGGCGGCCGCCGGCGTCGACGCCGACCGGATCTACACCGACAAACTCTCCGGCGCCGCCAACACCGCACGTCCCGGCCTGGCCGCGCTCCTGGACTACGCCCGCGAGGGCGACACCGTCGTGGTCACCGCGATCGACCGACTCGGCCGCTCAGCTGCCGAAGTCACCCGGACCATCGCCGATCTTGGACAGCGCCGAATCCTGTTGCGCGCCATACGCGAAGGCATCGACACCAACACCCCGACAGGCCGTGCCGTCGCCGGCATCATGGCCACCCTCGCTGAGCTCGAGCTCGAGCTAGGGAAAGAACGGCGCGCCGCATCGCGCGAGTCCCGCCGCGCCCGCCAGTTGCCGGCCACCAAGCCCCACAAGCTCAGCGTCGAACGCCAAGAACAACTACGCCGCCTGGCCGCCACCGGCGAACCGGTCAGCGACCTCGCCGCCGCCTTCGGCATCGGCCGCGCCACGGCGTATCGCTATATCGCCCAGAACGCGACGTAGACGTAATGACGTATATACGTCATTACGTCTATCGTTTACGGGTCAGCTTGCTATCTCGCAGCGGCAGAACAGTTTTCGTGCCGCGCCGCGTGCCCATTGACCATCTGAGCGATCTGTGGAACACTCTTAGCAGTTGACGGACTGCGCCCAAAAGCCGGTCCGTTTTTTCATGCCCCGGTGTAGGGCAACACGCCGAGCTCGCCGGGAATCCCGTCTTTTGGTGTGCTCATGAGTACGCTATGGCCGGGACAAAGTTGTGTCCAAAGCTATGTCCCCAGCCGGTTTATCCGGCTTTTTTTATGCCCAAAACCGTATTCGCCGGATGGGCTCACCGGGTGCCTTCGCCCTGCTCACGCCCATTTTTGAGTATTTGGCGTGGCACCTATCTGCCTCAAAACAAGGAGGTAATCATGTCCGCTGTTACGGACAATGCATGGCAAGTGGTGCTGGTGGTGGTGCTTGTGGCACTGCTGCTGTTCGCACCACTGGTCTACGCCGCCGTCCTCGGCGCGCGCGACGAACCGACGCAACGCCTCGTGGCGTTTGTTCGGGCCCTCGCCGCGCTCGTCGAGGCCTTCCGCACCGGTGGCCCGCGTTCGTGACCGGCACTCCCCCGTCGATAGAGGAACTCTGATGACGTAGGCCCTGTTGGGGACGCCGATTCGATATCGGGTCCCGATCAAGCCGCAAGACTTCTTGCCTCGCAGGTCGAGCACCGCGCTCGACGCGCGAGGCTTTTTTGTGCCCAAAAGTCGGTGGACGAAAGCCATACCACTTAGACGTAATGACGTATAGACGTAATGACGTCTATACGTCATTACGTTGTGATGCAAACCCCCCTATGGACCGGTTCTCGGGCGCTGTGCCAGCACTGTGCGGACCTGACTCCGGCCCTCGACCCAATCGTGCAGGTCATGACTGATCGAGTTCAACAGCGGCAACAGAACCCGGTCATGCAGGTGTTTCACGTCCACGTAGAGCAGCGAGTCCATGTGTGAAACACGGTTCCGCAGTTTGCGTAGGTCACGCACCTTGTTGCCCGTGCCGTATCCGCGAGGGTCGTGTTTGACGTTGGGAAATCCCGAATGCAGGCAGTTGCGCCACAGGTCGCGTCGAGCTTGCAGGTTCACCTGGTTTTGGACGGGGTTTCCGTTCGGATCTACCCAGCTCGCGTCGAACTTCTCCGGAAGCAGGCTGGCCCAGGCCCCGAACATCACATGCGCCACCAGATCGTCATGGGTGATCGCATCCCCATGGCGTGGGTGGTTCGCCGGCCGGGACCGCCGCGATTGGTCCGCCGCCTTATACAGCTTGTGGCGTGTCGTGGTGAATACCCCGGGTGCTGACAGA
Proteins encoded:
- a CDS encoding integrase, whose translation is MSNNAAVDPRSLALNGDPYVEHITARLLDFFADSTPWQRRLWDTGLVMALRELDEAAYWNDRHVLSGAAIGYLAGDLERQAGQDRGVGAKEVRTHLRAALKSGTAYGSRHHRTLVRLIDLVQTDYIRRWATSFETASAPSPERLARAVASHLLDCGYSMSYLHRWVNGHIGSANTLGDLLDSAAELATQPRRTFEVIVPFEAIPQAEQLAHRLDEWISPQQLSEWLSVHADGRVVRQSGGFRYSIEAKDPYSAAGVAESTVDRLRARASYIRKTGRGRRIPQAAGSIWVRDHANNLCLEVRRRNEASRGAFVLSLQTEGRVYDAGQPTPLDDALELAAPLNNGAPGPAISGGWAAIEALLVAPGDPLDSKERGVVAAQRMAALVACSWPRSELTALSHRHSPATPDRLSHDLAKAETNLERAQLVADALSGQRYLELSSGSDRAAQQRMIKLLQEPRNTLNDVARHVTSAMRRLYRQRNLLMHGGSTGSIALSSTLRTSAPLVGAGLDRLTHAALTDNVAPLDLATRAEVNLKLVGGPDGSHLVRLLE
- a CDS encoding IS256 family transposase, which gives rise to MLTVVHDADSSNEDAGSSRSLLDEIVRDGARQMLAAALRAEVAAYIEAHAGELDENGHRLVVRNGYHREREVLTAAGAVSVTAPRVNDKRVDPDTGERQRFSSAILPAWVRKSPQMTEVLPLLYLHGLSTSDFGPALEQFLGSGAGLSATTITRLTTQWQDEAKAFEARDLSGTDYVYLWVDGIHLKVRLEQEKLCLLVMIGVRADGRKELVALTDGYRESAESWADLLRSCRRRGMTAPVLAVGDGALGFWKAVREVFPATGEQRCWFHKQANVLACLPKSAHPGAIAAMREIYNAEDIDHAQVAIKAFEVDYGAKYPKAVAKIVDDADVLLEFYKYPAEHWVHLRTTNPIESTFATVRLRTKVTKGPGSRVAGMAMAYKLIDAAQARWRAVNAPHLVALVRAGAIFHKGKLLERPTDITPSADSAPTESTGTEVA
- a CDS encoding SHOCT domain-containing protein produces the protein METTRLTYIGPPAHASALAQELENLGLAVKYRPPIEAKDLATALAAVSVLLAATGPVSNVVSGVQRFLKRFPGTRVEGLPVDQSPLDVQERLARIDELKASGTITADEHAEQRARILREL
- a CDS encoding recombinase family protein, encoding MAVILGYARVSTIGQDLETQLATLAAAGVDADRIYTDKLSGAANTARPGLAALLDYAREGDTVVVTAIDRLGRSAAEVTRTIADLGQRRILLRAIREGIDTNTPTGRAVAGIMATLAELELELGKERRAASRESRRARQLPATKPHKLSVERQEQLRRLAATGEPVSDLAAAFGIGRATAYRYIAQNAT